In the genome of Ziziphus jujuba cultivar Dongzao chromosome 10, ASM3175591v1, the window TCGATGTCTAAGCCGATCTGCTCTTACAGGTATGCATTTCTCTTTCAATTTCAGTCCAAGCCTCTCTGCGATTTCTTGTTGAATGTTTTCCAGCTTTGGATTCTGGGATATAGTAACCATAATAGCCTTACTGAAAAGCATCTGTTCCTTGGCCCTTTTGGCAACCTCTTTACAAAGCATAGTCTTTCCGACACCACCCATACCATACACCCCAACCATGTCGAAACTTGGATTCCTTAAAGCCTCCATAATTCTGCAGAAGGTGGACATTCTAGATTGAAAAGCCTCATAACCATTGACATCAAAAGTACTTTGTAGAACAGGAAGGTAAGAAACCTTGTGGAATCCCCCAGAAGTTTGGATTTCACTAGCAATTTCCAGAGCCAACTTCCTTGCTTTTCTGCTCAATCGATTCCGTGATGGAAAATCAGGAAACTGCCCACACCTAGTATTTGTTTGGGCCTCAAGATCTCCTAAAAACTTGTGTATCTGTTCCAAGATACCATCAACTCTGCTCATCCAACTCAGAACATCAGCTTCAATTTCTTCACCATTTCTATTAGCCTCATCAATGGAATGCTGCAGTTTATCTTTTACAACCTTCAAATTCTGAACTTGGGTTCTCAGCTTCTCTACATTGCTTTTGTAGTAAAAGAGATAACCCAGTTGATGGGCAATAGGTTCAACCAAGCATTCACTAATTTTTGCGCCTATCGAAACAAATATCTCCATGCTTAAATCACTTgcaattttctaatattttcttccaaagtaaaacaagaaaaggaaaaggcaacagcaggagaaaaaaaaaaaaaaaaaaaaaaaaaaacaatgagatTCAGTATAATGaagtaaaaaaaagagaatgaaaATCACATGCAGTAAATGGAAATGAAAAGCAAGAAAAGGAATTGCAAGTTGGCGTACCTGATCTCTTATGAATATAAAAGGAATATAGCTTCAAAACGAAGGCAGAGTTTGTATACTTTGATTTCTTTATATGGGATGATCTTCTTGTAAGTAAAAATAACAAGTAGGGTGGCAATAAcaaaatccaaaagaaaaacCCGAAAATCAACCAAAACGAAGAGGGTGACtgaattaaagaagaaaaccaagaaTGTATAAGTCTCTTTTGGATACCAAAGGCAGAGAAAATGCTTTTCAGCAGCTTTGGTTGGTGGGCTGACCGATGAAGACGACGCGTATCGGAAGTTGACTGCGAGTCAACGAGCTAGTAGAGATGGTAAAACAGCTGGATGGCAATTGGAAAAAGCAGCGAACTTTCATGGAAGACAAAGCGCAAAgctttgtatataaatattattgtatggttcaactttattatatattttaagatgGTGAAGCATATTATGTTGTCTGTTTGAAAAAGTTTATGTTTACATGTCACATACTAGCTAAAGTAGTAAAGTGAAACCCATTTATTGGTACACGTTACATTCCATATAAAATCTGTTTGCTAGTCAAGGTGAACTTAGATTTTGCtgaaaagagggaaaaaaaaaaaaatatatatatatatatatatatagaatttgttTGAGGTCCCTGATTCTTTTGTCAACATTATTTGTCAGCATTCTTGTTAAATAGTAGTTTATCTGTACCACACAATATatgattatcaaaataaataaaataaaaaaatatcaattttcaagTATAGAGGGGTTTAAGTTTGTAGAATGTTTGCAACCTATTTCCATCAAAATGTTATATATTCTATCAATTATAACGGACACTTTTCACAACAGATAATCTGATAAAttaatggaggaaaaaaataaaaataaataaataaataaaaaccacctGAAGGTGACTTTTAAGATCTAGTAGTTGCCATCAAAGAACCAAGAAGAATATGGAATTCCACCTTAACGTTTTTTATATGGTACTAAAAgtgaaaatgtatatattacaaTTTACAGATGCACCTTACGAGTAAACATATTTTGGGTATAGGTGAGCTCCATTCTTCTCTGTAGAGGAGCTACTTTAACTTACATTGACCTCCCAAGAATCTACATGAGAGAATATCCCAAAAGAGCATATCTTCTAATAGTAAGTGTACATTTACAACGAAAAGCATGAAACAAAACCAGTTTTGATTGATGCAAGCAAACTTGATAGGAAACGAAGATCCTGTGCTCTTCAAAGTAAACCTTCACAATCTTCTCCAGAAtctattatatgaatattttgtaATGTTAGAGTAGGAAAGTTGTTGCAGTtcaatgtaatttaaaaaaataaaaaataaaaaagggagtAAAAGTACAAGACGAGCAAACATAAAAACGTGAATGTGTTCATACCTATTGTGAGAACAATTGTTGTAATGCCGGACCATATTGGTCCTTCTCCCAAAGCTGTCTTATTGTGGCATTAATATCACCCTCTATCAACTCTATTTTGCTCTTCTTACTGTACATCTCATCATCGCTGATCATCAACTCATCGATTTCCTGTTCAGAAAAATCCAGTTCAGCAAAATACTGTTCTTTGTAACCACCCTCTGGCCATTCCATACCATCATCCAAACTACATATTCTTTCATCGTCCCACTCTTCATCAATTAAGGTTAATTTTTCTAATTGTGGAGTTTTTACCACCCCCCTTGAGAAACTACTCATCTCAGGGCAGTGACTAATGCCTACATATTTCGGTTTTGGAAATCCCATCATAAAGTTTCCTGAATAGAAGCTTGTGAGGCTTGGTAAATGGCAACATTCCAAAACTTGTAATCGGTTAAAAACAATTTCACCTCCTGTTTCACTtccttcatttttaattatttctgtTACGTTCTTGCATCCACTAATGCTCATTCCTCTCAGCTGCACCAGACTTTTTTTAGCAATTGAGGAAGTTAATAAATTTACCATTCCATAGCAACTTGACACGTGCAGTATtatcaagttttggaaagataTCCAGGATGGTGCTAAGTTCTTTAACCTGTCACATTTGACTACACTCAGGCCCATCAGATCCAGGAAGGCTATGTCTGTTTGGCAGTTTTCATCCCATATGTGCAACAGATTGGGCAGTTGTAATAGTGCCAATCCTCTCAAACCTGAAAACATGCATGTAGCTTCTTCATCACCACGTATGCCTTCCGATTGACCATGCCATATCTCATTTAGTGAATCAATCCCTTTCAGTGTCAAATTTCTTAAATTAGGACTTACTACCTGGGAAACAATCATCAaagcattaaaaatataattgaatgaaTCCTCAACCGCTTCGGAAGAATGATTCTAGCaacacaaaaaggaaaataataataataataataataataataaagctatGAAAAATTTCCCAACAATTCTAAGACAAATTGGAATCAAATAATGTGCGCGCAACGCAAGTTAAAAATAAGCAACCTGAATCGTAGACAAACATCTAATATTTTTGCAATCACTCAAATCAAACAggtcaaataaattttcaagAAGTGATGATTCATATCTACATTAAAATCCTCAAATGTATGATAACTTAGGTGGGAGGGCTTATGGTTCCTTAATAGAGAGTTACTCCATAGCAGTTGAATATGACAGCACTTAACATGGCTAAGGAAAATTGATGATGGCTACTTTTAGACTGACTTTTGTGTGTCCTGGAAAGATATCTTCTTTTATACTAATGAGGGCTTGTAGTACTCAAAATCCACATATTGTACCaaacaaaaaagtatttttctgaCAAAAAAAACAGATATCAAATAACTTGATAGTTGAAGTCCAAGCCTCAACAAAATTCTGTGGACAATAATATCTAACTAAGCCCGTTCCTATAAGCTAAAATTCCTCGGTCAATGCCTTGGCTAGATGGGCTGATCAATTCCAAGCCATTGCCACTGCATGAGTCATGTCAAACCATTACTATTAATGCAATTACCAAAGactaaaaccatattttgaaattgaatttaacTTAATGGCCTGTACCTTTTCATTGAAAAGGGACTTGGCAGAGTCTGCAATCAATTGCCTGCCTTCCCCCTGGCTCGTGCAATTTGTCTCTACTTGCGAGTAGAAGTCTAGAAGTTTTGGTAAAAAACACAGCTTCAAGGTGCACAATTGAGGAAATTGAATCTTTTGGACAGCTTCGTCACCAATGTTTTGAGATCCATTTTCtctttcataaataattatctcCTCCATCATTCTGCAACTAGTAACTTCAATCTTTTTAAGTTGCAAAAGGCCTTTAGCAATGGAAAGTGAAAAAAGGTTCTTCAGTTTATCACATTTACCcactttaatatcttttaatCTGCCAAAAGAATTTTCTGCAAGTTTTCCATGATATATCTTTTCCAGATGcattaaattttgaagttgTAATAGTTCCAAACTTACAAAGGCACAGCAAGTATGAATCTCTTCCATTGAGTTGATGATGTATTGAattccaaaattattttggaagtgGAGATGCTTCAATTGTGGAAAACCTTCCACATCTAATTCTTGAACAACATTGTTCAAACCCTCTAATCCATTGAGATACAGCACTTCAGACTTTTTCAGTAACATTTGAAGACCATTCCCATTAAATACATCGCTCTTATTGAGCTTGAGGTTCAACTTTCTTGAAATTCCAAAATCAACATATCTAACACGTACATCTCCAATTACTATGTTATACCTTtccaatttctcactaaaaatTTCTTTAGGCAGAATGCTGGCATCTGGTATCTGTATATGTAAAGTGGTAAGTTTATGCAAACTCTTTAACTCAATAAGACTTGCATTACTCCTTTCACCACCATCTCCTTCCACATCCCAGTCTCTAAAACTCTCTTCCATATCTAACTCTtgtaaatttatcaagtttgatatggtACTGGGCTGGATCGGTTTAAGGTTGGAACAATGCTTCAAACCTAACAATTGTAAACGAGTAAGTTTACCTATTTGTTTTGGTAGCTCTTCAATAGAAGATCCCGAAAGGTCAAGAATTTTTAAATTCTCCAACTCTCCAATTATAGCTATATCTCCCATATCACAATACCACAAACAAAGcgtttgaagattttgaaaGACACCAAAACAAGAAGCCAATGGTTTCAAACATATGGAATTCAACTCCAAAACCCTAAGCTCCTTCATTTCTTCAAAAAAGTGATGTGGGATTTCCAAATTTTGACCATACGGAAAATATGGATACATCCAATGCCTAAAAATATTCTGAATGCATAAACTTTTATATCTCATGCAAAATAATTGAACTTTTGGAAATTCCAACCTTTCAGGAAGTTGACAATCTTGGTCAAGCTCTGATAGTGAAACTGCAATTGCGTCCTTGAGTTTTCTACCATTGAAGCACTCATCCATCTTAGCAATGCTTCTAAGATTATACATATGTCTATCTTTGGATGCAATTGAAATGACAACATCACGAACGATATCATGCATTTTAACACAGCCATTATAGTCACCATCCAACAACAAACAGCAACTCTTGAGATCTTCAATCAATGTAAGCAACTTATTTCTTGCCCCTTCCAATTTTTGGATGCGTTGAAACAAACCCCAACCCATACCCAGTCTCAACAAGTGCTCACCATCTATGTTAGCATCTTCATGAAATAGACCACAAAGCAACAACAATGACCTTGCTTCCTCACTTCTTAAACAATTATAACTCAACTTTATACTAGAGTAAACTTTTTCATGCATTCCTTTGATGTTAGTTGGGCTGGCCATTCTTAGCTCTTGCAATGCATTATTCCAAACAGGATAACTTTTATTTCTCAATGCATTTGCTACTATCGCAATCGCAATGGGTAAACATGCACATTCTTTAATAATTTCAGTTGCCAAAGTTTGGAAGCTTAGATTCTTAATTGTATGGCCCACTATTGTGTTGAACAAATTCGTTGCTTCCCTCATTGGTAAAAGTCCAACAAAGAAATTCTTCTCAGCACCCATATCATTATATAACACATCTTGAGATCTTGAGGTGAGTAATATCTTGCATCCCTTACTATCATCTCCAAAAGATATTCCAATATCATGCAACTCAAGTTTCTCCCAAATGTCATCCAAAATTAcaagaattttcttttcttgcctCAATCGATGTCTTAGCCGATCTGCTCTTACAGGTATGCATTTCTCTTTCAATCTCAGTCCAAGCCTCTCTGCGATTTCCTGTTGAATGTTTTCCAGCTTTGGATTCTGGGATATAGTAACCATAATAGCCTTACTGAAAAGCATCTGTTCCTTGGCCTTTTTGGCAACCTCTTTACAAAGGATAGTCTTTCCGACACCACCCATACCATACACCCCAATCATGTCAAAACTTGGATTCCTTAGAGCCTCCATAATTCTGCTGAAGGTGGACATTCTAGATTGAAAAGCCACATAACCATTGACATCAAAAGTACTTTGTAGAACAGGAAGGTAAGAAACCTTGTGGAATCCCCCTGCAGTTTGGATTTTACTACCAATTTCCAGAGCCAACTTCTTTGCTTTTTTGCTCAACCGATTGCGAGATGACAGATCAGGAAACTGCCCACACCTAGTATTTGCTTGGTCATCATGATCTCCTAAAAACTTGTGTATCTGCTCCAAGATACCATCAACTCTGCTCATCCAATTCAGAACACCAGCTTCAATTTCGTCACCATTTCTCGTAGCCTCATCAATGGAATGCTGCAGTCTATCTTTTGCATCCTCCAAATTCTGAACTTGGGTTCTTAGCTTCTCTACATTGCTTTTGTAGTAAAAGAAATAACCCAGTTGACGGGCAACAGGTTCAATCATGCATTCACTAATTTTTGCCCCAAAGGTAACAAGTATCTCCATGCTTAAATCACTTgcaattttctaatattttcttccaaagtaaaacaaaaaaaggcaaTGGCAACAGCAGGAAAAGAGATGCAATGAGATTCAATACActgaagtgaaaaaaaaaaagaatgaaaatcacATGCAACAAATGGAAATGATAAACGAGGAAGGGAATTGCAAAGTAAGTTGGCGTACCTGATTCCTTATGAATATAAGAGGAATAGCTTCAATCCAAGAGCTGAGTTTGCTGAGTTTCGTAAATTAAAACAGGGGTGTGACTGAATTAAACAAGAAACCCAAGAGTGTATAAAGTCTCCTTTGGATATCAAAGACATAGAAAATACTTTTCAGCAGCTCTGTGATAGTGGGTAGACCGAGGACTAATCAGAAGTTGACTGTGAGTCAGCGGGCTAGTGGAGAGAGTAACACCTAGATTAGCAATTGGAAATTGCTGCGAACTTTCGTAAAGGACAAAGTCAaatctttatatattattattgttattattttaatagctttatatatatgtatatatatatatatatatatatatatatatatgttttatctttttttcttctctctgatgaataatcttttttttttttttgataaataaaagctatatatatacatatattatttttgttatatgcatatatacattaCTGTATGAAAGCATTTCATTAATATGTTGTCTTTTGCAAAAGTTTATGTTTACATATCACATCCATTACTAGCTAAACTGAACCCAATTATTGGTACATGTTATATTCCATATAAAATCCATGGGCTACTTAAAGGTGCCCACaattttgctaaaaaatgaaatatagcATTTGTTTGAGGTAACTGATTCTTTTGTCAACATTATGCCAGGGTTCTTGTTATTTCGAAAATTTCTATGGtgaaattgattttatggtGGTCCAAAAAATGTATAATATAATCTATAAATATGTAACTTttaaccataaaataaataatattcaaaaattttaaatgttacccattttatggtttaatattacccatttatgaatcatattatattttttatggacTATTGTTACCGGATTTACCATAAGATCAGTCTCACCATAGACACTCCCATTCTGTACCatcctatttattttattgattgtttttggttttatagaATCCTCTTAGCAAAAGAAgtgaaacaattaaaaaaaatactagaaaatTTTCAAGTACATAGGGGTTTAAATTTATAGGATGTTTACAACCTGTTCTATCAAAAAGATacaaattccatcaattatAACAGTCAATTCTCACTATAGATAATTCGATAACTTATtgggaaaaaatttaaaacaacaacaacaactatgTCGGAAGAAGACTTTTAAGACCAAATACTTGCCATCAAACAACCAAGAAGAACTTGGAATTCTACTTTCACATTTTTGTATGGTACTAAAAGCGAAATTATATACAAATGCAACTCATGATTAAAACTTATTTTGGGTAAAATAGTTGTAATATAATGAAAGAATTAAAAGTCATTAGCTGGGAGTGATGATCATGATGAGCTTCCTTCTTCCCTACAGAGGAGCTACTTCAACTTATAGAAACCTCCCAACTACCAAGTATTTACATGAGAGAATATCCCAAAATAGCTTCATATCTTTTGATAGTAGGTGTACATTTACAAAGAAACTCATAAAACAAAACCAGTGTGGATTGATGCAAGCAAACTTGATAGGAAAGGAAGATCCACTGCTCTTCAAAGTACACCTTCATAATCTTCTACGTAAtctattatatgaatattttattgtgTTAGAGAGTAGGAAAGTTGTTGCAGTTCAAtggaaccccaaaaaaaaggagGTAAAAGTACAAGAAGAGCatacataaaaaggaaaatgtgtTGTGTTTATACCTGTTGTGAGAACAATTGTCGTAATGCGGGACCATATTGGTCCTTCTCCCGAAGCTGTCTTATGGTGGTGTTAATATCACCCTCTATCAACTCTATTTTGCTCTTATTACTGCATATCTCATTATCACCAATCATCAACACATCAATATCCTGGCCATTCCATACCATCATCAAAATGATGTACTTCTTCATCATCCCACTCTTCATCAAGTAGGGTTAATTTTTCAAGCTGGGGAGTGTTTACCTTTCCATGAGAGGAACTACTCATCCCAGGGCAGTGACTAATATGCCTACATATATCAGTTTTGGAAATTCATTGTAAAGTTTCCTGAATAGAAGCTTGCAAGGCTTGGTAAATTGCAACATTCCAAAGCTACTGATTGGTTAAAAACAATTTCACCTCCCGTTTCACTTCCTTCAGTGGTAATTATTTTGGTTATGTTCTCGCATCCATTAATGCCCATTAGTCTCAGCTGCATCAGACTTTTAGCTAATGAGGAAGTCAATAGATTTAACATGCCATAGGAACTCAACACTAGAAGAGATTTTAAGTTTTGGATAGATATCCAGGATGACACTAAATTCTTTAATAGGTCACATTAGACTACTCTGGGACTCATCAAATCCAGGAAGGCTATGTCTGTTTGGTAGTTCTCATCCCACATGTGCATCAGCTTGGCCAGTTGGGATAGTGTCATTCCTCTCAAACCTGAAAATATGCATGCAGGTTCTTAATCACCAGGTAGGCCTTCAGATTGACCATGCCATACCTCATTCAGGGAAGAACTTTTCAGCTTCGGACATGTGACCTGGGAAAACAATTATCTAAGCATTAAAAACAAGCAGAATGGATTCCCCCTCAATGACTTTCGGAGAAAGATTCTAGCAAGACAAAaagggaattaaaaaaaaaaaaaaaaaagttatgcaAAATATTCCCTACAATTCTAAGACAAGTTGCAATGAGATAATATGCTGGCAAACCAAATTGATAAGTAACCTGAATTGTAGCCAGAGGAAACATCAAATATGTTTGCAATCACTCAAATCGAACATGTCaaatatgttttcaaaaaatgatgaATCATATCTACTTAAAATCCTTAAATGCATGAAAATTCTTGGCAGAGCTCATGGTTCCTTACTAGAGAGCTACTCCATAGCAGTTGAATAAGACAAAACTCACATGTCATGGTAAAATGGATAACAACTACTTTAGAATGAATTTCATGAATCCTGGAAAGATACGCTCTTTTATGCTCTGTAGGCTTTTAATACTCAAAATCCACATAATGCacccaaataatttttttttaaaacaaaagtaCATATAGCATAAAGCAAGGGTAAAACATTTTGTTTGGACTTCGTTCATTGTATTTGAAGTCCAAGCCTCACCAGAGTTACAATTCCTAGGCCAATGCCCTGGGTAGATGGGCTGGTCAATTTCAAGCCATTGCCACTGCATGAGTCATGTCAAACCATTACTATTGATGCAATTACCAAAGACCAAAGATCAAGGACCAAAAACAgtatattcaaatttaattaaatgtacTATACCTTTTCATTAAGAAAGGATACTGCAGAATCTGCAATCAACTACTTGCCTTCCCTTTGGTTTGTGCAAATTGTTTCTACTCAGAGTGTAGAAATGTAGAAGTTTTGCTAGAAAACACAGCTTCAAGGTGCGGAATTGAGGAAATTGAATCTTGTGACAGTTTCATCACTAATTATTTGAGAATCATCTTCGCTTTCATAGGTAATTAGCTCCCCCATCATTTTGCAGCTGGTCACTTTAATCTTTTCAAGTTGCAAAAGGCAAGGCATTTACCaacagaaaatgaaaatagGTTCTTCAGTTTATCACACTCATCCACTTCTATATCTTTTAATTTACCAAAAGAGTTCTCTGAAAGTGTTCAAGACATATCTTTTTGAGATCCATTAACTTTTGGAGATGCAAAAGCTCCAAACTTACAAATGTACTAGAAGTATGAATATCTTCCATCGAGCTGACAATATATCAAATTCCAATATTATTTTGGAAGTAGAGATgcttcaattttgaaaaacttccCCCTCAAATTCATGAAAAACATTGTTCAAACCCCCTAATCCACATAAATACAACACTTTGGACTTTTTCAGTATGTTTCAGGACCATTCTTGTTGAATTCATCATTTTCATTGAGATTGAGGTTCAACTTTCTAGAAATTCCAATATCAATGTACCTGACAAAAAATGTCTTTAGGCAGAATGCTGGCATCTGGTACATGTAAATGTAAAGTGTCAAGTTTATGCAAATCTTTAACTCGATAAGACTTGCATTACTTCTTTCACCAGCATCTTCTTTCGCATTCTAGTCTCTAAAAACTCCCTTGCATATTCAAGTAGTTAACTCTTGTAAACTTGTCAAATTCGATCCGATATGGGGTTGGATAAGTTAATGTTTGGAACAATActtcaaatctaacaattgtaGACAATTAAGTTGATCTACTTGTTTTGGTAAGCTCTTCAATAAAAGATCCTGAAGGGTCAAGAATTTTGAATTCTTCAACTCTCCAATTATAACTATATCTCCCATATCACAGTATCACAAACATAATATTTGAAGATTTtgaaagaaactaaaaaatgcAGCTAATGGTTTTTAAACATAGAGAATTCAACTCCAAAACTCTAACTTCTTCATTTCTTCAAAGAAATGATTTGGGACTTCCATATTTTGataatgcataaaaatattccaacaacTTACACTTTTATATCTcatgcaaaattatagaaattccAAGCGAAGCTGACAATCATGGTCAATTTCTGATAGCGAAAACTGCATCTTTGAATCTTCTATCATTGAAGCATTCATCCAACTCAGCAATGTTTCTAAGATTATACACATGCCTATCTTTGGATGGGGTTGATATCGTTACGTCACGAATGACGTCATGCATTTTAATCCAACAACAAACAATAGATCTTGAGATTTTGAATCAATACAACCACCGTATTTCTTATGTCACTCGCTAATGTATTGAAAAAATTCTATGCTTCCATCCTAGATAAAACTCCCACTAAGAAATTATGCTCAACACTGATATCATTGTATAACACATTTTTGAGATCTCGAGGTAAGTAATATCTTACATCCTTTGCAATCATTCTCAAAAGATATTCCAATATCCTCTAACTCAAGTTTTTCTCAAATATCATCCAAAATTACAAGGATTTTTATTCCTTGCCTTGACTGGTGTTGTAGCCAATTTGCTTTTGCAGGTATAGTTTTCTTTTGTAGTTCTTATCTTAGCTTTCCTGCAATTTCTTGTTGAATGTTTTTATGGCTTGGATTCTAGGATGCAGCAACTATGATGGCTTTAGCGAATTGCATTTTCTCATTTGCTTGTGTAGCAATCTCTATAAAGAGCATACTCTTTCCTACCCCACCCATACCATACATTGGGTTCCTCAAAGCCTCTATAATTATGTTCAACGTGAGCGTTCTTGATTGAAAAGCCGCATAACCTTTGACTTCAAAAACACTTTGTAGAATGGGAGGGTAAAAAACCTTCTGCAACCACCCTGCAGAGTGAATTTCACCAGCAACTTCCGAGGCCATCTTCTTGGCTTTCCTGCTGATCCAATGGAGGGATCCCAAATCTGGAAACTGGCCACTGAACCGCTTGCCATTTGCTTGGCCTTCACTTCTCAAAAGATTCAACGTAAAGATCCTATTTACTCTGCTCAGCCGGTTGAGAACATCAGCTTCAATTTCTTCACCGATTCTCTTAGCCTCATCAATGGGATGCTGAAgcttatatttttttagcatACTTCAAATTCTGAACTTGGGCTGTCAGCATCTCTAAAATTACTTTTGTATTTAAAAGAGGTAACCCCAACTGATGGGCAATAGGTTCGACAGTGAACTCACTGATCTTTGACCCCTATGCGGCTATGACAATAACTATCTCCATGCTTAATCATTTTGCAATTTGCAAATATTGAAAATGGCCCAGCGAGACTTCAACACAATAAAATGAAACcagaattataaaaaataaaaataaaaaataaaaaatggaagcaAAGCAAAATTATAGCATACCTGGTCTGTGATGGATATGGAAGTAAAGCAAAAGTATAGCATACCTGATCTGTGATGGATATAAATGGAGTAGCCTAGCTTCAAGAGTgtgtaaaattttctttctttcctttcgaTA includes:
- the LOC107412044 gene encoding disease resistance protein At4g27190 isoform X1 produces the protein MEILVTFGAKISECMIEPVARQLGYFFYYKSNVEKLRTQVQNLEDAKDRLQHSIDEATRNGDEIEAGVLNWMSRVDGILEQIHKFLGDHDDQANTRCGQFPDLSSRNRLSKKAKKLALEIGSKIQTAGGFHKVSYLPVLQSTFDVNGYVAFQSRMSTFSRIMEALRNPSFDMIGVYGMGGVGKTILCKEVAKKAKEQMLFSKAIMVTISQNPKLENIQQEIAERLGLRLKEKCIPVRADRLRHRLRQEKKILVILDDIWEKLELHDIGISFGDDSKGCKILLTSRSQDVLYNDMGAEKNFFVGLLPMREATNLFNTIVGHTIKNLSFQTLATEIIKECACLPIAIAIVANALRNKSYPVWNNALQELRMASPTNIKGMHEKVYSSIKLSYNCLRSEEARSLLLLCGLFHEDANIDGEHLLRLGMGWGLFQRIQKLEGARNKLLTLIEDLKSCCLLLDGDYNGCVKMHDIVRDVVISIASKDRHMYNLRSIAKMDECFNGRKLKDAIAVSLSELDQDCQLPERLEFPKVQLFCMRYKSLCIQNIFRHWMYPYFPYGQNLEIPHHFFEEMKELRVLELNSICLKPLASCFGVFQNLQTLCLWYCDMGDIAIIGELENLKILDLSGSSIEELPKQIGKLTRLQLLGLKHCSNLKPIQPSTISNLINLQELDMEESFRDWDVEGDGGERSNASLIELKSLHKLTTLHIQIPDASILPKEIFSEKLERYNIVIGDVRVRYVDFGISRKLNLKLNKSDVFNGNGLQMLLKKSEVLYLNGLEGLNNVVQELDVEGFPQLKHLHFQNNFGIQYIINSMEEIHTCCAFVSLELLQLQNLMHLEKIYHGKLAENSFGRLKDIKVGKCDKLKNLFSLSIAKGLLQLKKIEVTSCRMMEEIIIYERENGSQNIGDEAVQKIQFPQLCTLKLCFLPKLLDFYSQVETNCTSQGEGRQLIADSAKSLFNEKVVSPNLRNLTLKGIDSLNEIWHGQSEGIRGDEEATCMFSGLRGLALLQLPNLLHIWDENCQTDIAFLDLMGLSVVKCDRLKNLAPSWISFQNLIILHVSSCYGMVNLLTSSIAKKSLVQLRGMSISGCKNVTEIIKNEGSETGGEIVFNRLQVLECCHLPSLTSFYSGNFMMGFPKPKYVGISHCPEMSSFSRGVVKTPQLEKLTLIDEEWDDERICSLDDGMEWPEGGYKEQYFAELDFSEQEIDELMISDDEMYSKKSKIELIEGDINATIRQLWEKDQYGPALQQLFSQ
- the LOC107412044 gene encoding disease resistance protein At4g27190 isoform X2, which codes for MEILVTFGAKISECMIEPVARQLGYFFYYKSNVEKLRTQVQNLEDAKDRLQHSIDEATRNGDEIEAGVLNWMSRVDGILEQIHKFLGDHDDQANTRCGQFPDLSSRNRLSKKAKKLALEIGSKIQTAGGFHKVSYLPVLQSTFDVNGYVAFQSRMSTFSRIMEALRNPSFDMIGVYGMGGVGKTILCKEVAKKAKEQMLFSKAIMVTISQNPKLENIQQEIAERLGLRLKEKCIPVRADRLRHRLRQEKKILVILDDIWEKLELHDIGISFGDDSKGCKILLTSRSQDVLYNDMGAEKNFFVGLLPMREATNLFNTIVGHTIKNLSFQTLATEIIKECACLPIAIAIVANALRNKSYPVWNNALQELRMASPTNIKGMHEKVYSSIKLSYNCLRSEEARSLLLLCGLFHEDANIDGEHLLRLGMGWGLFQRIQKLEGARNKLLTLIEDLKSCCLLLDGDYNGCVKMHDIVRDVVISIASKDRHMYNLRSIAKMDECFNGRKLKDAIAVSLSELDQDCQLPERLEFPKVQLFCMRYKSLCIQNIFRHWMYPYFPYGQNLEIPHHFFEEMKELRVLELNSICLKPLASCFGVFQNLQTLCLWYCDMGDIAIIGELENLKILDLSGSSIEELPKQIGKLTRLQLLGLKHCSNLKPIQPSTISNLINLQELDMEESFRDWDVEGDGGERSNASLIELKSLHKLTTLHIQIPDASILPKEIFSEKLERYNIVIGDVRVRYVDFGISRKLNLKLNKSDVFNGNGLQMLLKKSEVLYLNGLEGLNNVVQELDVEGFPQLKHLHFQNNFGIQYIINSMEEIHTCCAFVSLELLQLQNLMHLEKIYHGKLAENSFGRLKDIKVGKCDKLKNLFSLSIAKGLLQLKKIEVTSCRMMEEIIIYERENGSQNIGDEAVQKIQFPQLCTLKLCFLPKLLDFYSQVETNCTSQGEGRQLIADSAKSLFNEKWQWLGIDQPI